From Portunus trituberculatus isolate SZX2019 chromosome 50, ASM1759143v1, whole genome shotgun sequence, the proteins below share one genomic window:
- the LOC123499841 gene encoding uncharacterized protein LOC123499841, whose protein sequence is MTRTRTQQSQATGRSAQQEKSSTPVPDQAEEQDTPMTAAQTTTQNLPIPQKTPFHTSATPSDILDLITDETETISEEAPCNGFSVTNIIIAYHYYIYNYMYYYCYYYHYQCPMLFCLTNIIY, encoded by the exons ATGACTAGGACAAGGACACAGCAGAGCCAGGCAACTGGACGGAGTGCTCAACAAGAGAAGTCCTCCACACCTGTACCTGACCAGGCAGAGGAGCAGGACACACCAATGACCGCTGCACAAACTACAACACAAAATCTACCAATACCTCAGAAAACCCCCTTCCACACCAGTGCTACACCTTCTGACATCTTGGACCTAATCACTGATGAAACTGAAACCATCTCAGAGGAAG CTCCTTGTAATGGATTCAGTGtaacaaatattattattgcctatcattattacatatataattacatgtactactattgctactactaccactaccagtgTCCTATGCTGTTTTGCTTAACTaatattatttattag